One Eurosta solidaginis isolate ZX-2024a chromosome 1, ASM4086904v1, whole genome shotgun sequence genomic window, gaattttcaccgatcagctgttagttgcgctacttggtaaaatttacaatgatttttatgttattatcatttgcgtgaataaagaaactaatatttctctatactatagtatgtgtacataaaaccagtgcgcggttgcattttatcagagttgccatagtaaaattttattatcagttatttgtatactatattttacttttggcaactctgttcggtcgtcatcgtgtcgtgatcaccgtcgttaaaaaacgagcactGATCGGCTGATGGTTGTCCGCAAACGCTTTgaaaaggagtattgttagagtactccaacatgaagaaaatggaacacgtaatccaacaatttttgcagggctaTTCACAGAATGATTTCCTTATGTAACTCTGTTTGCAATCATGCCAACTTTAACTCATGTAAGAACATTTTAAAGCTAATGTTGttgattactttcttttcaatCAATATGTTCCGGTATTCctattaatatataaatgtttGAAAATACATATGTAAGCCGTAGCGAATTACTTATAAAAATTTGTGTTAATATGTcattgtaattttaaattattaccacatatttttctatttcattaatttttatcaaagttgttacatatctgtgaggactatgtccggtagataaataaataaataaactaccaTCTGTTATTgctgccttaacctaaaataAGTGACAATTTCATAAGAAAGgagaaaatgtaaaaattatgaaCAAATTAAACAAACAATAAGTCAAAACGTATACAAACCTGaaaataaaatatcgaaaaagttaATGCATgaaccaaatgaaatatttataggttataGAGATaacgaaaaaccaattggttgtaTGAATGGTTGGTAtagtatggttatggctagggcgttatggtattgCACCactgaccaattacattgattttcatGATGTTGGTTGGTTATATATCATAATgccttaaggcttggtttcctccaaaagcggtaccgctatgttacgaccgctaaagagcggtcggtatactcaccgtttctAGCGCCAACGatttgttggaaactacgaactgTTACGGCAGACGAGTTGCAACggttaattttacatttttgcatgtttttttagtttttttttataatttttcttttaataaactcacaacaaaaaatttcaaaaatgttgtttattttataaataatttgaaatatttgacaaaatattcctcgctttgacaatagcggtgggaaaaaacggtgatgaacgagcTTCTACACCCATaacgttggtcgaatcagctgttataaggctaccgatacggttaccgataacgcacctaTGACTGCAGCTTCAATTTTCGCACATATTTTTTTTCCACCCCTTCAAAGGAATGCTTGAACAAACAAAATCATCTGGCAACTACAAGTTACTATCGCCATTTGTGAAGCCAAAATTTGTGAAGTTGGCGGAAATTCTTTTCTGCTTTACGAAGAATGGCCAACATCGGTGATCTTTTTACCAAATATAATTGCACAAATTGCCAAGACGATATCTCTGGAATACGAGTACATTGTGCAGAATGtgaaaattttgatttatgtCTTCAGGtgagtaataaattttttttttgagtgtgttCATTTTGCGAAAAGAGTACTTTTCGAgggtatgtaaaaaaaaaaaaacgatgtcGATTTCTGTTCGGCTTTTCGCAAAAGTTCGCTCAGTGGAATATTGAATTCAGTTCCATTCACTGGAAATCAAATTTATCCAATGACACTAAACAGCTGGGTATTGttctttttttgataatttttcagtGTTTCGCCTCTGGAGCAGAAATCGGTGCACACCAAAACAATCATGCATACCAATTTATGGATACAGGCACAGCGATTTTATCTGTATTTCGTGGCAAAGGTGCTTGGACAGCTAGAGAGGAAATAAGACTATTGGATGCCACAGAACAATATGGCTTTGGTAATTGGGAAGATATTAGCAAACATATTGAAACAAAGTCAGCAGAAGATGCCAAAGAAGAATATGTAAAACGTTTTGTGAACGGCACAATTGGTATGCACACATGGACACCTGCTCAAACACAACGACCCCTGTTGGTAGATCACACGTCGGAGGACAATGGTCCTTTGGGTGCCACAGCAATGCAACGCCTCCCACCATTAGACATTACAAATGAAGAAGCAGCACAATTGGGTTATATGCCAAATCGAGATGGTTTCGAGCGTGAATATGATCCTACAGCTGAACAGTTGATTTCAACTATGGCCCTGAGCACTGAAGATACAGAGGCCGATTATTTACTTAAATTAGCTCATGTTGATATGTATACACGTCGCTTACGTGAACGTGTACGACGTAAACGTTTGGTACGTGATTATCAATTAGTCGCAAATTTCTTTCGCAATCGTAATTATGCTCAACATCCTGGCATGACACGCGAACAAAAAGAGTTCCGTGATCGTTTTCGAGTCTTTGCACAATTTTACACTGCCAATGAATATGAGCGACTATTAATGTCACTTGAACGTGAGAAAGATTTGCGTATACGTTTGGCCGAACTATGCCGTTATCGTTATAATGGTTTGACCAAAATCGATGAATGTCGACACTTTGAACAGCATGCAGCTATGGCTTTGTATCGTTCGacgggtccttatggccatggaAAGACTGTAAGTATAGTGTATATTATCTCCCATAAAttcgtttttgtaaataacttacCCCTGACGCTGAAGCTCTGATACTCATTTGAAAAACATTCATTGTAGTTTTCTCATATTTCGACTATCACAGTTGTTATTGCTGCCGTAATGCATGTAAAATAGGACTGGGTCATTGTATTTAATATGGCACTAAGTAAATCTAGAGCTAAGCACGGGGAAACATTATTAAGTTCTCGTACGATTTAAGAATTTGTATGATTACTTGTAAAAAATTACCAATATcaagttatacatatgtattaatttATATTGTTTTCTATAATTAAAAACTGAAAATGTAGTGTAGCTAACGAAATAACCATACTCACAGGGGTATATTTGCTTTATTATATTTAAATcattattaattggcgcttaacagcctATCCAATTTTGTCCCTTGCGTAATAAGTAATGCCAGGAGTAACCATCACTAATtgggagatcaagtcttcctacACCTGCCGTTAAGGGATCATATTGAACGATTACTTAATTAATGTAATAAAAAATATTCCCAAtcttgttattgtagcagtgcttcgccgcatccaataggtgtgaccgatcagaaattgtcatcatatcctctaacgggagaacTAACTATTTAAGATTCCACCTAGCagtaccagttttctattctgatGTTTCGTTTAGTCTGTGTTATTGAGGCTTGGAacgtttgttttttatttaacatCAAACAGATGCAGCCTGAATAGTTTATAGTGCTTgtttttaagaaaagaaaaaaaaacatataattttCGCTTAAACTGCCAATACACGAAAGATTGAATATCGTGGCGTATTTAGAAAATCTTATAGTAGTTATTCTGTACGACTTTGTAATGGTCTTAAATCATTTGCTAGTTTGACTAGTTTTTCTAATATTCCATTTATTTTCACGATATTCAGTTTGCGTGTATTATCGGTACACCAAGCGGCGAGCGTTTGAACGGATGTATAAGACAATGTTTAACCACAGGACAACACGCATCTCAGCATTGGAAGTCGTCAGCAGCCAGGCTCTTTCTTACACTCTCCTCAACACAGCAGCAGAAAACCGGCGTAAGTGTTTTAATTTCACTATTCGTCCGTAAATTTAAGTCTAttatttgacatttttttgttattatatattgctgaccaaaaaaattatttggacGAAAATATtcaccatttttattttataaatggtATACTTATTCACTAATCTTTTCATGGTTTAGCGAACTGTCAAACGGAAGCGAGGCAAATCAAAATTCAACCGTGTCAAAAAGCACGCCCCACACCGGCGACCTGATCTCCTGCGGCGCATCATTGCACAACAGAAATTACTTGGATAGCTGTCGGGAATCGTCGGCTCATACGACGATGTCGCAGGCGGGATTGATAGTGGGAGCGAACACGATGACCAACAATATAATGATGCTAACAGCACAATTGTCGAACGGACATCTGCAACCGTTGACACAAGCAAAGCAGCAGCAGCATACATCGATGATAACGGCAACAATGAAAAACCAACAACCACAACTCCAAATAAACGACGTCGTCGTAAACGAAAAACAACA contains:
- the Ada2b gene encoding transcriptional adapter 2B isoform X1 translates to MANIGDLFTKYNCTNCQDDISGIRVHCAECENFDLCLQCFASGAEIGAHQNNHAYQFMDTGTAILSVFRGKGAWTAREEIRLLDATEQYGFGNWEDISKHIETKSAEDAKEEYVKRFVNGTIGMHTWTPAQTQRPLLVDHTSEDNGPLGATAMQRLPPLDITNEEAAQLGYMPNRDGFEREYDPTAEQLISTMALSTEDTEADYLLKLAHVDMYTRRLRERVRRKRLVRDYQLVANFFRNRNYAQHPGMTREQKEFRDRFRVFAQFYTANEYERLLMSLEREKDLRIRLAELCRYRYNGLTKIDECRHFEQHAAMALYRSTGPYGHGKTDNTHLSIGSRQQPGSFLHSPQHSSRKPAELSNGSEANQNSTVSKSTPHTGDLISCGASLHNRNYLDSCRESSAHTTMSQAGLIVGANTMTNNIMMLTAQLSNGHLQPLTQAKQQQHTSMITATMKNQQPQLQINDVVVNEKQQLHQLLFPENNNIIDMKSQISPTATIPKSNILRAQIDELKHLQKPLGSDLLSNNEQQVCKDFNIPPTTYLSLKTLLLSGAPLVNNLSPVENSLRKYFIKVGWLSH
- the Ada2b gene encoding transcriptional adapter 2B isoform X2 produces the protein MANIGDLFTKYNCTNCQDDISGIRVHCAECENFDLCLQCFASGAEIGAHQNNHAYQFMDTGTAILSVFRGKGAWTAREEIRLLDATEQYGFGNWEDISKHIETKSAEDAKEEYVKRFVNGTIGMHTWTPAQTQRPLLVDHTSEDNGPLGATAMQRLPPLDITNEEAAQLGYMPNRDGFEREYDPTAEQLISTMALSTEDTEADYLLKLAHVDMYTRRLRERVRRKRLVRDYQLVANFFRNRNYAQHPGMTREQKEFRDRFRVFAQFYTANEYERLLMSLEREKDLRIRLAELCRYRYNGLTKIDECRHFEQHAAMALYRSTGPYGHGKTFACIIGTPSGERLNGCIRQCLTTGQHASQHWKSSAARLFLTLSSTQQQKTGRTVKRKRGKSKFNRVKKHAPHRRPDLLRRIIAQQKLLG